A segment of the Triticum aestivum cultivar Chinese Spring unplaced genomic scaffold, IWGSC CS RefSeq v2.1 scaffold229508, whole genome shotgun sequence genome:
CGGCTTTGGAGGATCAACGCCAAACAGCTCCGGGCTGGCATTGAGCAATCCGAGCTAGAGGCGGCGAGGATGGCCAAGCTCAAGCGCAAGCAAGACCGCATCGTCCGACACTTGCAaggctacatcatcatctccaatTCCTCCTCCAATGACGGGTCCGACTCCGACGGCGACCCACCTCTTGCCGCGGATGCCTACAGCAGCGCCGACGACCGGAAGGGAGAAGGGCCGGCGAGGAGTATGTAGTTACAACGTGTGGAATCGTTGAACTGCGTGAATTTTGCCCGTTTGATGATCTTTTGGTGATGTTTATGTAAATTATGCCCATTTGATGATCTTTTGATGATGTTTATGTAAATTATGCCCATTTGCTATCGGTTATACGTCTTTTCTTTTCAATTTTGATTGTTTTGTTATCTACATACTACATTGCATGAATTTGTATGAATATAGGGTGTCGATTTTGATTGTTTTGTTATCTACGTACTACGTTGCATGATTTTGTGCCAGATATGAGATGCGGGTGTGAAGGTGCAGATTTAGGAAATGTCCGGTCAGTGTCAGCAGTCCGGATGTAGATGCTCTTACCAGGATATTGAGCCCTAAATGGTGACTATGGAGATGGTCATTGGTCTTGGAAAGTACTGGAGCGGTGGCAAATGAGAAATCAGCCGGGAGACAAATCTTGCCACATATTGTTGTTATTTGGACTATAACTAGGGATGTTTACTTCTTTAGCACCATCAGCCGCATAAAGTTTTTTCTTCAATAAAAGATCCCATCACACAATTCCATAGTACGAACCACATCGAATGATATCGTGGCAGATCTCGAGGCACAATGAACAATTTGCTCAAAAAGGGTACGCCATATATCTAAGCCCACATGTACATGGGCATCTAATTAATGCCAAAAGATCACCACGGAAGCCAGCAACAAACAAACACAGCTACGCTGGAATCTCGGCCCTGGGAATGATTCCCAAGACTTCTGCAACTTGGAGCTTCTTCCTGGCGTACTGTGCATACGTCTTTGGCAACGCACGCTGAAATTGGAAAAGAATGAGCCATTATCACATACAAAACCTGAAGGGGAAGCAATATTTTTTGCCTTCCAATATCTATACAACCTACCTTGTAATTAATTTCCTGTGCAATCAACTCTTGGACTCTTCGATCTGGAAGCTATATATATACATACACCAAGGAGAGACATCAGACGATGATTGTACTATATAGTAACACATTCCAATGGATGCTAGACCACACCATACTATACATATACTTACTTCCTTACTAATGCCTTCTGTGCACCGGCGGAACTGCAAGGAAAGATGATTAAAGTATTTGCATCAGAAGAGACACGAATTAACAAATGAAAACACGTACAGAACTCCTATGAACAAAAAAGAAACCTACTTGTCGCTCCAGTTGCAAAAAACCGCCGGGGCACTCCAGCTCAGCCTTCAAAGTATGTTGGCGCAATGGAACCGGATTCTCATTGTAAACTTCCTGCAGAGCATCTCTGAAAGACGTCTAGAAGTTGTCCAACAAAGAAGAAAACACCAACACCGAGCATATACAGGGTTAGAAAGCATTGACAAACCTGATCAATAATCATAAACTGTTGTTAGTTCTGATGTACAATGCTGACCTGACCCTCATTGACCCGCTTCCAAATCTCAAGAAAGGCACGGTCAAGACCTTCCACAAACAGACGATAAAGGCGAGTCCTCAATACATACTCCTAAATTTAATCGAAAGATTGCGATTGTTAGATATAATCATAACTAGAGCTGACCATCTAAATGAGCAAGCGACAAAGGAATTGTACCTCGAAACCATGACATGCTAGACCCAAATGAATGTTGCTGAACCCATTGGCAATCTTAATTGATTGGTACAAACCTTTACGGCGCATTGGCTCCCACTAAATAGTAGAACAGAGAAGTTATTGTGATGCTACAATGCGTATGCAAGATTAGTTGTCATTCCATGGTTTTGAGAGGTCATATAGGCCTACCTCCAGAAAATCTTTAAGCACATGATTTTCAAGCCACTGTTAAGAACAGAAGGTTGTTAGTCCAATTTCTTTTTTACTGAACAAAGTTTTAAACTTGGACTGGCTGATCATTGCACCATGAATACCTTCATTTCCTTGACCATCTTTTCCCAGTACAGCACATACTCTCTATCAGCATCAGGGGTGTTATAAAACGCTTTGTACTGACTCCATCTGTCATATTCATACTCATTCCCACCCTGCACCAGAAAGGAAGGGAAGCAGCATATCACAGCTGTCCTGAGAATAACAAGCTGGGCATTGGTTACAGTACTTTTGCActtaaaaaaattccaaaaaaaaacagTATTGTAACATGTAAAATATATGGGGCCTAGGGATATCAGGCAAAAATCTGGTTACACATACAGAAAAAGTATGGTACTCGTATATGGGAGTTGTCTGCATGTGATTTTTTTAGGACTTGCTCCGTGCAAAAAATGCATCAGTATAATAAACTCTCAGGTAAGAAGTTATAATTCTTGTCTTTTTCTTCTACCATGCACAGTTTATGAGATTTTCCATAATTTATTGCAAACACACATATTTTAAGCTGTGTTTAATCTCCAGAGGATGTGACGTTCATAGTTCTATTTTTGCATTTCGGCAAGAACCTCAGGCAGGCCCCTGGAACAAAGAGGTTACTCACACAAAGCCAAGCTATAAAAACAATGAGAAATTGCAGTCATGATTCATTAACTAACCAAGCTGTTAGAGAAATATTTGTGGTCACCCATTCAAAGgtaagaagagaagaagaaattGGTTACTGGCCGCATGAGCACAGATTAAGTGTATATGCATCACTCAATTCAAAGTTGTGAATACACAGATATACTTACACGGTTAGGAAGGACTAGCCGCTGGTAGTCGCTCAAGTTTGCAAGTAAACAGAGGTCGGAGTCAAAATACCAGCCAAAGGCGCTATCATGATGGCAAGGATAGAAGAAGTCATTCTCCAAGGCAAGCTCCATAGGGTACTTGGATTCCAATGCAGCTTCTTCTAGCTCGTCGACAGGCTTTCCTAACAACAACTACACAGATGGACAGATGGATAAGGTACATAAGAGGGTGTATATGCTTGATCGCGATCGACAGATAGGTGTGGTGATATGGGACTAACCAGGTAAGCTTTGAAGCGATAACGTTTATACTTGGCAAGGAGGCTGTCCAACTGCTCTTGATCCAGTCCAGTCTCAGTATCAATTTCAGCAGGTCTGCGAGTCTTTAGCTGTCCGGAGTACTTGACGAATTCCTCTGCAGTGATATCATCGCCCGACTCCTCTCCAAAGTATGTATCTTCAACATCTGGTCCGTGGGGTACGCTCAAGAACTTTTGGACTTGATATTCTACCAGAGCAGCCCGCAGCTCATCATCATAGAAATTAGAACGAGCGAGGACTTGGACAATTTGATCGGAAGGAAGATTTGGGCTGTCGATGGCGACGCCCGCTTGTAACTGCAATCGGACGAGACGCGAGGCGAGGATCTCATGGTACCTGGACTGGCGGGCCGGCCAGGCGACCGGCGGCTCGTCCAAGGATccggacggcggcgcgctggaagTCCGCCCGGCCGGCTTGTCGAAGGATccggacggcggcgcgctggatgtCGTGCTGCTGCTATCCGATTCGACAAGGGATCCAGACAACGATGCGCCTTCTTCACCGCGGCGACGGCGGGAGGGTCCTTCGCGAGGAGACCTCCTGCGGCGGGGGCGCTTCTTCTGCGTCATCGGCAGCAGATCGGCGGTCACACGGGGTGGGATCGTGGTGACGGCGTGGGGAAGGGGATCGCGATTCGGCGCTAGGGTTTCGCGTGGATGAGGACGCGTGACCTTTGTCCTCTCGGGTAGGTTCACGAACCGTATCCTTACAAAGGCTGGGCCTAAATGAAAGCAGGCCCAAATTTTATTTTCTTCCGGTCTTCCTTGAGGTTTTTTAACATTTGGTTTGATAAATTTTTTTAAGGGTATTTGGTTTGATAATTGGATACTGAGAGATGAGAAAATGTGACCGATTGTGCGTCTTTTTTTCTTTTGACGGGTTGTGCGTCACTCTATAACCGATTGACCGATTGTGCGTCTTACTAATGATCTCCATATACATACATACGTCAGTTGATGATGATTGATAATAGCAATGATTCGTGGAAGCGGCGTCTCCTAAAAAATGCTACACTTACGGACACCATCTACAGGCTACACCTACGGACTCATCTCCCATAACTTCTCTCCTCTCCTGATTTCCAGTGGTGGTCCCCTCTTCTTTTGATTTCCAATCACATCTTCACAACTCATCCCGTAAGTTAACTTCTGTAGAAAACGTCCGTAGGTGT
Coding sequences within it:
- the LOC123176140 gene encoding uncharacterized protein, which gives rise to MTQKKRPRRRRSPREGPSRRRRGEEGASLSGSLVESDSSSTTSSAPPSGSFDKPAGRTSSAPPSGSLDEPPVAWPARQSRYHEILASRLVRLQLQAGVAIDSPNLPSDQIVQVLARSNFYDDELRAALVEYQVQKFLSVPHGPDVEDTYFGEESGDDITAEEFVKYSGQLKTRRPAEIDTETGLDQEQLDSLLAKYKRYRFKAYLLLLGKPVDELEEAALESKYPMELALENDFFYPCHHDSAFGWYFDSDLCLLANLSDYQRLVLPNRGGNEYEYDRWSQYKAFYNTPDADREYVLYWEKMVKEMKWLENHVLKDFLEWEPMRRKGLYQSIKIANGFSNIHLGLACHGFEEYVLRTRLYRLFVEGLDRAFLEIWKRVNEGQTSFRDALQEVYNENPVPLRQHTLKAELECPGGFLQLERQFRRCTEGISKELPDRRVQELIAQEINYKRALPKTYAQYARKKLQVAEVLGIIPRAEIPA